In Deltaproteobacteria bacterium, a single window of DNA contains:
- a CDS encoding prepilin-type N-terminal cleavage/methylation domain-containing protein: protein MTADARRNTEAGFTLVEVLVATAIAAIGFLGLAATYATSLRATVVGRNVSVATNLAVEAIETMRRRPYEEIATTSPTSIVRDNISFTSTATVAAVGTTSKKVTMGVSWSDQFGAHSPGVQLITVIGQ, encoded by the coding sequence ATGACGGCGGACGCGCGTCGGAACACCGAGGCGGGCTTCACGCTCGTCGAGGTGCTGGTCGCGACGGCGATCGCCGCGATCGGTTTCCTCGGCCTCGCGGCGACGTACGCGACGTCGCTGCGCGCGACCGTCGTCGGGCGCAACGTCAGCGTCGCGACGAACCTCGCCGTCGAGGCGATCGAGACGATGCGGCGCCGCCCCTACGAGGAGATCGCCACGACCAGTCCGACCTCGATCGTGCGCGACAACATCTCCTTCACCAGCACGGCGACTGTCGCCGCCGTCGGAACGACCTCGAAGAAGGTGACCATGGGCGTGTCGTGGAGCGACCAGTTCGGCGCGCACTCGCCGGGCGTACAGCTCATCACGGTGATCGGCCAATGA
- a CDS encoding prepilin-type N-terminal cleavage/methylation domain-containing protein — translation MRRDLHGNVRGFTLVELLAAISVASIALVVLASAVRSQGSSAVYQMGAADMQQNVRGALDLFRREVRMAGFGMSAVPTAVLPALEVPAVSSGELYRVNLFGNYGSVRSRVGTAGAVGGASTILLEPSGPSGACLPSSKSFMVGERVSIESALRGVAEVYEIAAYSSANCSITVSPTVVADGYEFGSPVNEVQQLSYILDSNDVLWREGVVVADQIDVMQLAYILKDGTSVADPSSNLDDLRSATIAMRSEKPEHLGMAPNAALQTEVRIRNLDIVREPMIDNL, via the coding sequence ATGAGGCGCGACCTGCACGGCAATGTCCGGGGCTTCACGCTGGTCGAGCTCCTCGCGGCGATCAGCGTCGCGTCGATCGCCCTCGTCGTGCTGGCGAGCGCCGTCCGCAGCCAGGGGTCGAGCGCCGTCTACCAGATGGGCGCGGCCGACATGCAGCAGAACGTGCGCGGCGCGCTCGACCTGTTCCGTCGCGAGGTGCGCATGGCGGGATTCGGCATGTCGGCGGTGCCGACGGCCGTGCTGCCGGCTCTGGAGGTCCCCGCCGTATCGAGCGGCGAGCTCTATCGCGTGAACCTCTTCGGCAACTACGGCTCGGTGCGCAGCCGGGTCGGGACGGCGGGCGCGGTCGGCGGCGCGTCGACGATCCTGCTCGAGCCGTCGGGACCGAGCGGCGCGTGCCTCCCCTCGTCGAAATCCTTCATGGTGGGAGAGCGCGTGTCGATCGAGTCGGCGCTCCGTGGCGTCGCCGAGGTCTACGAGATCGCCGCCTACAGCTCCGCCAACTGCTCGATCACCGTCTCGCCCACGGTCGTCGCCGACGGCTACGAGTTCGGCTCGCCGGTGAACGAGGTGCAGCAGCTCAGCTACATCCTCGACTCCAACGACGTGCTCTGGCGCGAAGGGGTGGTCGTGGCCGACCAGATCGACGTCATGCAGCTCGCCTACATCCTGAAGGACGGCACGTCGGTCGCCGACCCCTCGAGCAACCTCGACGACCTGCGGTCGGCCACCATCGCGATGCGCTCGGAGAAGCCAGAGCATCTCGGCATGGCGCCGAACGCGGCGCTGCAGACCGAGGTCCGCATCCGCAACCTGGACATCGTGCGCGAGCCGATGATCGACAACCTATGA